The following coding sequences lie in one Rutidosis leptorrhynchoides isolate AG116_Rl617_1_P2 chromosome 6, CSIRO_AGI_Rlap_v1, whole genome shotgun sequence genomic window:
- the LOC139851557 gene encoding dolichyl-diphosphooligosaccharide--protein glycosyltransferase subunit 2-like, which yields MTIKLGFIIVLVAVTWICEAVAVFNPISESHRSAALELFSPAAGSFSSLEESYEALRTFEVLGIEKKPDIKDHTCSSVVDTLSSPSSNAKELYHALRVNGLLKCKISQTDLRGVVSRLKDAVKDASSLLDYYHSIGSLLLIKDLSSEVDVLLENADGILRSIKALSQSDGRWRYSVNNPESSTYAAGVAFETLSGAVSLAASAIDENLIGTLKKDIVKLFDSIEKYDDGAYYFDDKHIDASGQKGPLSATSAVVRGLTAFASISGSLNIPEDKILGLARFFLGIGTPGNSKDLYYQIDALSCLENNSVSAPLILSLPATVLSLTSKDKLKVSVKTVLGSSAPPLSVKLMQVFASGSKDASVLKQELHFDPKEDIHTMDLPESVDVGEYVFAFEIVLSDPEHKRKYATGGRTKVPIHVTGVIEVNNAKVAVLEGDIVESEKKLDLPGKSELALSANHLQKLLLSFVLTTPLGKPFKPHQALLKLKHETGVEHVFVVGNPGKQFEITLDFLGLVEKFYYLSGQYEIELTVGDAVMENSFLQPLGSIELDFPNAPEKSTRPPTQAVDPYLRYGPKEEIKHIFRVPEKRPPQEVSFAFLGLVIVPFLAFLVGLLRLGVNLKNFPTSTIPATFAILFHGGIAAVLVLYAFFWLKLDLFTTLKTLGVLGIFLMFVGHSTLSHLASTSAKIKSA from the exons ATGACGATAAAATTAGGGTTTATCATTGTACTAGTAGCAGTAACATGGATCTGTGAAGCTGTAGCGGTATTTAATCCGATCTCTGAATCTCACCGGTCCGCTGCATTAGAACTGTTTTCTCCCGCCGCTGGATCGTTTTCGAG CTTAGAAGAATCCTATGAAGCATTAAGGACATTTGAGGTTCTTGGAATTGAAAAGAAACCTGATATAAAGGACCACACTTGTAGTTCTGTGGTGGATACTCTTTCATCGCCTTCTTCGAACGCAAAGGAATTGTATCACGCGTTACGAGTTAATGGGCTATTGAAATGCAAGATTAGTCAGACAGATTTAAGA GGCGTTGTATCAAGACTTAAAGATGCTGTTAAAGATGCATCATCGCTTCTGGATTATTATCATTCTATAGGAAGTTTGCTACTTATTAAG GATCTGAGTTCCGAAGTGGATGTACTTCTTGAAAATGCTGATGGGATTTTACGTTCTATAAAG GCTCTCAGTCAAAGTGATGGAAGGTGGCGTTATAGTGTTAACAATCCTGAGTCTAGTACTTATGCGGCAG GAGTGGCATTTGAAACACTTTCTGGAGCTGTATCATTAGCAGCTTCTGCGATCGATGAAAATCTG ATTGGTACGCTGAAAAAAGATATTGTGAAGCTCTTTGACAGTATCGAGAAATATG ATGACGGGGCTTATTACTTCGATGACAAACACATTGATGCCAGTGGGCAAAAAGGCCCACTTTCAGCTACTTCTGCAGTTGTTCGAGGGCTGACTGCTTTTGCTTCTATTTCTGGAAGTTTAAAC ATACCCGAGGACAAAATACTGGGTTTAGCAAGATTTTTTCTTGGCATTGGAACCCCTGGTAATAGCAAGGACTTGTATTACCAAATTGATGCCTTATCTTGCTTAGAAAACAACAG TGTATCAGCTCCTTTAATTTTGTCGCTTCCTGCTACTGTGCTTTCATTGACCAGTAAAGATAAACTTAAG GTCAGTGTGAAAACTGTGCTGGGCTCTTCGGCTCCTCCCTTGTCAGTGAAACTTATGCAAGTTTTTGCCTCTGGTTCAAAAGACGCCTCGGTCCTTAAACAG GAACTTCATTTTGATCCAAAAGAAGATATACATACCATGGATCTTCCTGAAAGTGTTGATGTTGGGGAGTACGTTTTTGCTTTTGAG ATTGTGCTTTCAGATCCAGAACATAAAAGAAAGTATGCAACTGGAGGCCGAACGAAAGTGCCAATCCATGTTACAGGAGTAATTGAAGTTAATAACGCCAAAGTTGCAGTACTTGAGGGCGATATCGTAGAGTCAGAAAAAAA GCTTGATTTACCTGGAAAGTCTGAGCTGGCTTTATCAGCTAACCACCTTCAAAAGTTGCTCTTATCCTTTGTTCTGACAACCCCATTGGGCAAACCGTTCAAGCCTCATCAG GCTTTATTAAAGCTGAAGCATGAAACTGGAGTTGAGCATGTCTTTGTTGTGGGAAACCCTGGGAAGCAGTTTGAGATAACTCTG GATTTTCTTGGTCTTGTAGAGAAGTTCTATTATCTCTCTGGTCAATATGAAATTGAGCTGACAGTGGGTGACGCAGTCATG GAGAACTCCTTTTTGCAACCTCTCGGCTCTATTGAGTTGGATTTTCCAAATGCGCCTGAGAAATCAACCCGCCCCCCTACACAAGCTGTCGATCCTTACTTAAGATATGGACCCAAGGAAGAGATAAAGCACATCTTCCGAGTTCCTGAAAAACGTCCTCCTCAAGAGGTTTCTTTTGCTTTCTTGGGTTTGGTTATTGTTCCATTCCTGGCATTCTTAGTTGGG TTATTACGTCTTGGTGTGAACCTGAAGAACTTCCCAACATCAACCATACCTGCGACATTCGCCATCCTCTTTCATGGAGGTATTGCTGCAGTGCTCGTGCTTTATGCCTTTTTCTGGTTGAAG TTGGATCTTTTCACCACTTTGAAAACATTGGGAGTTCTTGGGATCtttttgatgtttgtgggacatagCACTCTTTCCCACCTTGCTTCAACCTCAGCCAAGATAAAATCGGCTTGA
- the LOC139853072 gene encoding rho-N domain-containing protein 1, chloroplastic-like codes for MLPASHLTSHGVSGHGLSDGRYLTGFMIPPCSSCNDYKRSQHIKVAPFSPVSKGTTSFICNANSSGQRRNPDFPRQNRQGYSRNKNRNNEDVDGFEDSETFSSKNGPAFFPNSPPKFQSSSTPGPREREIVEIFRKVQAQLRERAAQKEEKKVEDSQGHNKQNETVDSLLKLLRKHSVQHGKSTTSSRNNKDFVLDHQPEQNNSFIEDKTPKDSNNQVKYTRPTSNFQKRSPVTRLKYKQILNGEESFNPGPFKRKEAVAEPESTPEVKTEIRSEPEVKSKAFDDEFDESSDDDEASDIEYTADEIDDSEEVKSVEKDDLSSMKLVELREVAKSRGIKGFSKLKKAELLELLTN; via the exons atgttgccggCGTCCCATCTCACCTCTCACGGCGTCTCTG GTCATGGATTATCAGATGGTAGGTACCTAACTGGATTCATGATACCACCATGTTCTTCTTGTAATGACTATAAAAGATCCCAACATATCAAAGTTGCACCTTTCAGTCCGGTTTCAAAGGGTACAACGTCTTTTATCTGCAACGCAAACTCTAGTGGTCAGCGAAGAAATCCCGACTTTCCAAGGCAAAATAGACAAGGATATTCAAGAAACAAGAATAGAAATAATGAAGATGTTGATGGATTTGAAGATTCTGAAACTTTTTCTTCAAAGAATGGCCCGGCTTTTTTTCCAAACTCTCCTCCCAAATTCCAATCTTCTTCAACTCCTGGGCCTAGAGAGAGAGAAATTGTGGAAATTTTCAGAAAGGTCCAGGCCCAACTCCGAGAACGGGCTGCACAAAAGGAAGAGAAAAAGGTTGAAGATTCACAAGGACATAATAAACAGAACGAAACCGTTgattctcttttaaaactcctgagAAAACACTCTGTTCAACATGGAAAGAGCACAACCAGCAGCAGAAACAATAAAGATTTCGTGTTAGACCACCAACCAGAGCAGAACAATTCGTTTATAGAAGATAAAACCCCAAAAGACTCGAATAACCAAGTTAAATATACCCGACCCACATCAAATTTTCAGAAGAGGTCACCGGTTACTAGATTGAAATACAAGCAGATTTTGAATGGTGAAGAGTCTTTTAATCCTGGACCATTTAAAAGGAAAGAAGCTGTAGCTGAGCCTGAGTCAACACCTGAGGTCAAAACAGAGATTAGGTCTGAGCCGGAGGTTAAGAGTAAAGCCTTTGATGATGAGTTTGAtgaaagttcagatgatgatgaagCTTCTGACATTGAGTATACTGCTGATGAAATTGATGATTCTGAAGAAGTGAAATCAGTTGAAAAGGACGATCTGAGTAGCATGAAACTGGTGGAGTTGCGAGAAGTGGCTAAATCTCGAGGCATAAAAGGGTTTTCGAAACTGAAGAAAGCTGAGCTGTTGGAGTTGCTGACGAATTGA